A stretch of Bombus vancouverensis nearcticus chromosome 13, iyBomVanc1_principal, whole genome shotgun sequence DNA encodes these proteins:
- the LOC117159674 gene encoding uncharacterized protein LOC117159674 isoform X2 — protein sequence MSKIQNEAIMQEIMVLGKLLHQNGEKVLNASGKLSLSTTLLYNLNEAFSLIVDGCENLEASFQVCNSSKIDIFRDLKFLHDFVQKTIGLKVTYCPSNPKIPIDITKFRCLKYLELKKINIDTVKGLRSVRGQLESIVCTGRKGVCTVKQLLVNCGGDTGVGFVWGSLRHLALPHNALEKLDTSLELVPWLQVIDLSHNLITSADELSCLPNLKHVNLGYNKLETVPTFNEAASRLLQVLVLKNNYIESLNGLQSLECLTALDLSYNCLMEHSVLWPLEKMSALLWVSLEGNPLSYHPKHRLLSIKHLHPCLSDSKLVVDHSSLSRLEKQIIAENRFFIVRSEKSVSNELLNSVSNSLNSSSLLTSINTSTISDFVAGTSAEGTGSMEKSFSKSKKKSSIKEAVIAEVEQEKDDLKADRSISCLEISKGHLETKKQILEIRRRYGEDKWLSSQAGTFVQDIMGIQPPTYSITSEFTIENLNAKDIVHSIEDSVNLLMKDTHIELNDKSESLKQEINEFNDEKNRSKVLTEEENISEVLLNNDTSVLENLSEPPYDPEQEVGNLYRVQKRKNSNELEDLFLIITTHVIRERDSLTGKLRCCWSTSSVLSCVLGRSEPVTVDIIFDTTREHRKNRRYFVEPNIAKEIVQIINERIEKRTILLKVFKCMKCSTHFSQDSEYIFISSSASGTNQLKCPTCGSTLVIETDELSMLDMENDTSKGLLESVTKNQHSENSVKTNLQHSESSSSIGGAGVRAISVTTSLVHSDSHIQAQVRCSATSLEESRESTPSANVLDKKYESDIEVLSNPSESSIEVLDDGSRTHLTPHRKRSSEERRAAVAPCLLTIPDAAPIMTGLTESSSSGSLTNSICTAYENKAMRQISADEKSLSNNDKETKSTPVANLTSMLGGLLQSIKIGSNKPLELKTEETSHLMGSNIQYSYEDFSSIDHRIKLHIILNIFEHENEELILLLRAEILMQNTKDTFPGCVVLSTSKVYILKIVGPEGEDPQRWLHKEISWTIDRLRRFSPIPFKQGVLIELEQPNKTNDELNSTITFLCVLQDLQRTLNFLLYVTDFLLPPICEEVELKISEHCTSLMHELLKNCKNYQDKDTVRHLALFSSALLKYQDLEIQLKLSSLIVTTSVLVICNMQWLLPGNKELPQIIREQAMSNLIGVEHYSSSITLNFLDEIIGQEERWVLDFVSMSAAEIVITSIRSPWEELFSIPLQNMVCKSQDSENA from the exons ATGAGTAAAATTCAAAATGAAGCTATTATGCAAGAGATAATGGTACTTGGAAAGCTCCTGCATCAGAATGGAGAAAAAGTATTAAATGCATCTGGCAAACTCTCTTTGTCAACTACTTTActatataatttaaatgaagCTTTTTCTCTGATCGTTGATGGATGTGAAAATTTAGAAGCTTCATTTCAAGTATGCAACAGCTCAAAAATTGACATTTTCCGTGACCTGAAATTTCTACATGACTTTGTGCAGAAGACAATTGGACTAAAAGTGACTTATTGTCCAAGCAATCCTAAGATACCCATTGATATTACTAAATTTAGGTGTTTGAAATAtctagaattaaaaaaaattaacattGATACTGTAAAAGGACTCAGAAGTGTTAGAGGCCAACTTGAAAGCATTGTTTGTACTGGTAGAAAAGGAGTTTGTACTGTAAAACAACTCTTgg TAAATTGTGGTGGTGATACTGGTGTTGGGTTTGTATGGGGTTCTTTGAGACATTTGGCATTACCACACAATGCTCTTGAAAAATTGGATACATCTTTAGAGTTAGTACCATGGTTACAAGTAATAGATTTAAGTCATAACTTGATAACATCTGCAGATGAATTATCTTGTTTACCAAATTTAAAACATGTAAATCTTGGATATAATAAACTTGAAACAGTACCCACCTTTAATGAAGCTGCATCACGTTTATTACAAGTACTAGTTCTGAAGAATAATTACATAGAAAGTTTAAATG GTTTGCAAAGTTTGGAATGTTTAACAGCATTAGATTTATCTTACAATTGTTTGATGGAACATTCAGTCTTGTGGCCTTTAGAGAAAATGTCTGCTTTGTTATGGGTATCCTTAGAAGGCAATCCCTTGTCATATCATCCAAAACATCGATTATTATCCATAAAACATTTACATCCATGTTTGAGTGATAGCAAG TTGGTTGTAGATCATTCATCACTTTCAAGATTAGAGAAGCAAATTATTGCAGAAAATCGATTCTTTATCGTCAGATCTGAAAAATCCGTGTCGAACGAGTTACTCAACTCAGtgtcaaattccttaaattcTAGTAGTTTACTTACATCTATTAACACGTCTACGATTAGTGATTTTGTAGCAGGAACATCTGCAGAAGGGACAGGTAGCATGGAAAAAAGTTTTtctaaaagtaaaaagaaatcaagCATAAAGGAAGCAGTTATTGCGGAAGTCGAGCAAGAAAAAGATGATTTAAAAGCAGATCGTAGTATTTCTTGCTTAG AAATTTCGAAAGGACATTTAGAaacaaaaaaacaaattttGGAGATACGAAGAAGATATGGAGAAGATAAGTGGTTAAGTAGTCAAGCTGGCACATTTGTTCAAGATATTATGGGAATACAACCTCCGACATATTCAATAACATCGGAATTTACGATAGAAAATTTAAACGCTAAAGATATTGTGCATAGTATTGAAGATTCTGTGAATCTTTTGATGAAAGATACACACATTGAATTAAACGATAAATCTGAATCTTTAAAGCAAGaaattaatgaatttaacgaCGAAAAAAATAGAAGTAAAGTATTaaccgaagaagaaaatatttctgaGGTTTTACTGAACAATGACACAAGCGTTCTTGAGAATCTATCTGAGCCTCCTTATGATCCAGAACAAG AAGTTGGGAATTTGTACCGGGttcaaaaaaggaaaaattcaaACGAATTGGAAGatttgtttttaataataacaacaCA tgTTATTCGAGAGAGAGATTCACTTACTGGGAAACTGAGATGCTGTTGGTCAACAAGTTCTGTATTATCGTGTGTACTTGGTAGAAGTGAACCAGTGACAGTAGATATAATTTTCGATACCACACGCGAACATCGTAAAAACAGGAGATATTTCGTAGAACCAAACATTGCAAaa GAAATAGTTCAAATAATTAACGAGAGAATAGAAAAAAGAACGATATTGTTGAAAGTTTTTAAATGTATGAAATGTTCAACTCATTTTTCCCAAGATTCAgaatatattttcataagttCATCTGCATCAG gTACAAACCAATTGAAATGTCCCACCTGTGGAAGTACTTTAGTTATAGAAACAGACGAATTATCGATGTTGGATATGGAAAATGATACTTCTAAAGGTTTATTGGAAAGCGTAACCAAAAATCAACATTCTGAGAATTCAGTAAAAACCAATCTACAACATTCTGAATCTTCTTCTAGCATTG GTGGAGCGGGGGTACGAGCTATATCCGTCACCACTTCTTTGGTGCACTCCGACTCTCACATCCAAGCTCAAGTTCGCT GTTCAGCAACAAGTTTAGAGGAATCAAGAGAATCAACACCATCTGCAAATGTACtagataaaaaatatgaaagtgATATAGAAGTACTCAGCAATCCAAGTGAAAGTAGCATTGAAGTTCTAGATGATGGGTCAag AACACATCTTACACCACATAGAAAGCGTTCTTCGGAGGAAAGACGTGCTGCAGTTGCTCCATGTCTTTTAACAATACCAGATGCAGCACCAATCATGACTGGTTTAACAGAGAGTAGCTCTTCAG GTTCTTTAACGAATAGTATTTGTACCGCATATGAAAACAAAGCAATGAGACAAATTAGTGCAGATGAAAAATCCCTTAGTAATAATGATAAAGAGACCAAATCTACGCCAGTAGCAAATTTAACTTCTATGCTAGGAG GACTACTTCAGAGTATAAAAATTGGCAGTAATAAACCATTAGAGCTAAAAACGGAAGAAACGTCGCATTTAATGGGTAGTAATATCCAGTATTCTTATGAGGATTTCAGTAGTATAGATCATAGAATAAAACTACacatcattttaaatatatttgaacatGAAAACGAAGAGCTTATTCTTCTTCTCAGG GCAGAGATCctaatgcaaaatacaaaagATACATTTCCTGGTTGTGTGGTTTTATCTACATCGAAAGTTTATATTCTTAAAATTGTTGGACCAGAAGg AGAAGACCCACAACGCTGGTTGCATAAAGAAATTAGCTGGACTATAGATAGATTAAGACGTTTCTCTCCGATACCATTTAAGCAAGGTGTCTTGATTGAATTAGAACAACCTAACAAAACAAATGACGAATTGAATTCtactattacatttttatgcGTTTTACAAGACTTACAAAGAACGCTCAACTTTTTGCTTTATGTTACTG ATTTTTTATTACCACCGATTTGTGAAGAAGTCGAACTCAAAATATCAGAACATTGTACTTCTTTAATGcatgaattattaaaaaattgcaaaaactACCAAGATAAAGATACTGTTAGGCACCTTGCTTTATTCTCTTCTGCCTTGTTAAAATATCAAGACCTCGAAATTCAGCTGAAATTATCAAGCTTAATAGTGACTACCTCCGTCTTGGTAATATGCAATATGCAGTGGCTTCTTCCAGGCAACAAAGAGTTGCCACAGATAATAAGAGAACAAGCAATGAGCAATTTGATTGGAGTT GAACATTATAGCTCCTCAATAACTTTGAATTTCTTAGATGAAATAATAGGACAAGAGGAAAGGTGGGTTTTAGACTTCGTTTCTATGAGTGCTGCTGAAATAGTCATTACTTCTATACGGTCTCCATGGGAGGAACTGTTTTCAATTCCCTTACAAAATATGGTTTGCAAATCACAAGATAGCGAAAACGCATAG
- the LOC117159674 gene encoding uncharacterized protein LOC117159674 isoform X5 has translation MSKIQNEAIMQEIMVLGKLLHQNGEKVLNASGKLSLSTTLLYNLNEAFSLIVDGCENLEASFQVCNSSKIDIFRDLKFLHDFVQKTIGLKVTYCPSNPKIPIDITKFRCLKYLELKKINIDTVKGLRSVRGQLESIVCTGRKGVCTVKQLLVNCGGDTGVGFVWGSLRHLALPHNALEKLDTSLELVPWLQVIDLSHNLITSADELSCLPNLKHVNLGYNKLETVPTFNEAASRLLQVLVLKNNYIESLNGLQSLECLTALDLSYNCLMEHSVLWPLEKMSALLWVSLEGNPLSYHPKHRLLSIKHLHPCLSDSKLVVDHSSLSRLEKQIIAENRFFIVRSEKSVSNELLNSVSNSLNSSSLLTSINTSTISDFVAGTSAEGTGSMEKSFSKSKKKSSIKEAVIAEVEQEKDDLKADRSISCLEISKGHLETKKQILEIRRRYGEDKWLSSQAGTFVQDIMGIQPPTYSITSEFTIENLNAKDIVHSIEDSVNLLMKDTHIELNDKSESLKQEINEFNDEKNRSKVLTEEENISEVLLNNDTSVLENLSEPPYDPEQEVGNLYRVQKRKNSNELEDLFLIITTHVIRERDSLTGKLRCCWSTSSVLSCVLGRSEPVTVDIIFDTTREHRKNRRYFVEPNIAKEIVQIINERIEKRTILLKVFKCMKCSTHFSQDSEYIFISSSASVPGTNQLKCPTCGSTLVIETDELSMLDMENDTSKGLLESVTKNQHSENSVKTNLQHSESSSSIGGAGVRAISVTTSLVHSDSHIQAQVRCSATSLEESRESTPSANVLDKKYESDIEVLSNPSESSIEVLDDGSRTHLTPHRKRSSEERRAAVAPCLLTIPDAAPIMTGLTESSSSGSLTNSICTAYENKAMRQISADEKSLSNNDKETKSTPVANLTSMLGGLLQSIKIGSNKPLELKTEETSHLMGSNIQYSYEDFSSIDHRIKLHIILNIFEHENEELILLLRAEILMQNTKDTFPGCVVLSTSKVYILKIVGPEGFFITTDL, from the exons ATGAGTAAAATTCAAAATGAAGCTATTATGCAAGAGATAATGGTACTTGGAAAGCTCCTGCATCAGAATGGAGAAAAAGTATTAAATGCATCTGGCAAACTCTCTTTGTCAACTACTTTActatataatttaaatgaagCTTTTTCTCTGATCGTTGATGGATGTGAAAATTTAGAAGCTTCATTTCAAGTATGCAACAGCTCAAAAATTGACATTTTCCGTGACCTGAAATTTCTACATGACTTTGTGCAGAAGACAATTGGACTAAAAGTGACTTATTGTCCAAGCAATCCTAAGATACCCATTGATATTACTAAATTTAGGTGTTTGAAATAtctagaattaaaaaaaattaacattGATACTGTAAAAGGACTCAGAAGTGTTAGAGGCCAACTTGAAAGCATTGTTTGTACTGGTAGAAAAGGAGTTTGTACTGTAAAACAACTCTTgg TAAATTGTGGTGGTGATACTGGTGTTGGGTTTGTATGGGGTTCTTTGAGACATTTGGCATTACCACACAATGCTCTTGAAAAATTGGATACATCTTTAGAGTTAGTACCATGGTTACAAGTAATAGATTTAAGTCATAACTTGATAACATCTGCAGATGAATTATCTTGTTTACCAAATTTAAAACATGTAAATCTTGGATATAATAAACTTGAAACAGTACCCACCTTTAATGAAGCTGCATCACGTTTATTACAAGTACTAGTTCTGAAGAATAATTACATAGAAAGTTTAAATG GTTTGCAAAGTTTGGAATGTTTAACAGCATTAGATTTATCTTACAATTGTTTGATGGAACATTCAGTCTTGTGGCCTTTAGAGAAAATGTCTGCTTTGTTATGGGTATCCTTAGAAGGCAATCCCTTGTCATATCATCCAAAACATCGATTATTATCCATAAAACATTTACATCCATGTTTGAGTGATAGCAAG TTGGTTGTAGATCATTCATCACTTTCAAGATTAGAGAAGCAAATTATTGCAGAAAATCGATTCTTTATCGTCAGATCTGAAAAATCCGTGTCGAACGAGTTACTCAACTCAGtgtcaaattccttaaattcTAGTAGTTTACTTACATCTATTAACACGTCTACGATTAGTGATTTTGTAGCAGGAACATCTGCAGAAGGGACAGGTAGCATGGAAAAAAGTTTTtctaaaagtaaaaagaaatcaagCATAAAGGAAGCAGTTATTGCGGAAGTCGAGCAAGAAAAAGATGATTTAAAAGCAGATCGTAGTATTTCTTGCTTAG AAATTTCGAAAGGACATTTAGAaacaaaaaaacaaattttGGAGATACGAAGAAGATATGGAGAAGATAAGTGGTTAAGTAGTCAAGCTGGCACATTTGTTCAAGATATTATGGGAATACAACCTCCGACATATTCAATAACATCGGAATTTACGATAGAAAATTTAAACGCTAAAGATATTGTGCATAGTATTGAAGATTCTGTGAATCTTTTGATGAAAGATACACACATTGAATTAAACGATAAATCTGAATCTTTAAAGCAAGaaattaatgaatttaacgaCGAAAAAAATAGAAGTAAAGTATTaaccgaagaagaaaatatttctgaGGTTTTACTGAACAATGACACAAGCGTTCTTGAGAATCTATCTGAGCCTCCTTATGATCCAGAACAAG AAGTTGGGAATTTGTACCGGGttcaaaaaaggaaaaattcaaACGAATTGGAAGatttgtttttaataataacaacaCA tgTTATTCGAGAGAGAGATTCACTTACTGGGAAACTGAGATGCTGTTGGTCAACAAGTTCTGTATTATCGTGTGTACTTGGTAGAAGTGAACCAGTGACAGTAGATATAATTTTCGATACCACACGCGAACATCGTAAAAACAGGAGATATTTCGTAGAACCAAACATTGCAAaa GAAATAGTTCAAATAATTAACGAGAGAATAGAAAAAAGAACGATATTGTTGAAAGTTTTTAAATGTATGAAATGTTCAACTCATTTTTCCCAAGATTCAgaatatattttcataagttCATCTGCATCAG ttccaggTACAAACCAATTGAAATGTCCCACCTGTGGAAGTACTTTAGTTATAGAAACAGACGAATTATCGATGTTGGATATGGAAAATGATACTTCTAAAGGTTTATTGGAAAGCGTAACCAAAAATCAACATTCTGAGAATTCAGTAAAAACCAATCTACAACATTCTGAATCTTCTTCTAGCATTG GTGGAGCGGGGGTACGAGCTATATCCGTCACCACTTCTTTGGTGCACTCCGACTCTCACATCCAAGCTCAAGTTCGCT GTTCAGCAACAAGTTTAGAGGAATCAAGAGAATCAACACCATCTGCAAATGTACtagataaaaaatatgaaagtgATATAGAAGTACTCAGCAATCCAAGTGAAAGTAGCATTGAAGTTCTAGATGATGGGTCAag AACACATCTTACACCACATAGAAAGCGTTCTTCGGAGGAAAGACGTGCTGCAGTTGCTCCATGTCTTTTAACAATACCAGATGCAGCACCAATCATGACTGGTTTAACAGAGAGTAGCTCTTCAG GTTCTTTAACGAATAGTATTTGTACCGCATATGAAAACAAAGCAATGAGACAAATTAGTGCAGATGAAAAATCCCTTAGTAATAATGATAAAGAGACCAAATCTACGCCAGTAGCAAATTTAACTTCTATGCTAGGAG GACTACTTCAGAGTATAAAAATTGGCAGTAATAAACCATTAGAGCTAAAAACGGAAGAAACGTCGCATTTAATGGGTAGTAATATCCAGTATTCTTATGAGGATTTCAGTAGTATAGATCATAGAATAAAACTACacatcattttaaatatatttgaacatGAAAACGAAGAGCTTATTCTTCTTCTCAGG GCAGAGATCctaatgcaaaatacaaaagATACATTTCCTGGTTGTGTGGTTTTATCTACATCGAAAGTTTATATTCTTAAAATTGTTGGACCAGAAGg ATTTTTTATTACCACCGATTTGTGA